A window of Chloroflexota bacterium genomic DNA:
CGACGATCTTCTCGGTCGTGCTCTTCACCGTCATCGCCTACGTATCGGTCCGCACGCGTTTCGTTGGCCGTCGGCTGCTGGATATGCTCACCTGGATTCCCAGCACGGTGCCCGGCATCGTGACGAGCCTCGGCCTCCTGTGGCTCTTTATCGGAACGCCCATCTTTCGGCCGCTCTACGGGACCGTCTGGATCCTGATCATCGCCCTCGGTTTCGCCGGGCTGACGCTGGGCGTGCAGCTGATCAAGACGAGCATGATGCAGCTTGGCGCCGAGCTGGAAGAGGCGTCCTGGGCGTCCGGCGCCGGCCGCATCTACACCCTCCGTCGGGTCGTGCTCCCCCTCATCGCCCCCACGATCGCTGTGGTCGCGCTCCAGAACTTCGGGGCCGCGGCGTCCAGCGTGAGCCTCGTCGCGCTGCTCGGATCGGCCAACAACAAGCCGCTCTCGTTGGTGCAGCTCGAGTACATGGACACGGGGCTCTTTGAGCCGGCGACAGTCGTCGGCGTCATCATCTTTTTGTTGACGATCGGCGCCGCTGTCTTGGCCCGCGCCGTGAGCGTTCGCACCGGCCTCGCCCGATTCGAGGGTCAGCGCTAAGACGCTATACTGGGCTTCGTTCACCATGGGGCAGGTTTGGGAGGCCGAGCGATGTTGAATCATGAAGAGAATGAGATGATCACCCGCGTAGGGCCGGGCACACCGATGGGTTCGGTGCTGCGCCGCTATTGGCTGCCGGCGCTCCTCGCGTCCGATCTTCCGGAGCCGGACTGCGCGCCGATGCGTGTGCGCCTCCTCGGTGAGGATCTGGTCGCGTTTCGGGACTCGTCGGGCCGGTTGGGATTGCTCGACGACTACTGTCCGCACCGTTGCGCATCCCTCTTCCTCGGCCGCAATGAAGAGAACGGCCTCCGCTGCGTCTATCACGGATGGAAGTTCGACGTTGACGGCAACTGCGTCGACATGCCCACCGAGCCGGTGGACAGCCGATTCAAAGAGAAGGTCCACGCGACCGCCTATCCGCTGGTGGAGCTGGCGGGCGTGCTCTGGGCGTACATGGGGCCGCCCGAACAGCGGCCGGAGCTTCCGGCCATGGAGTGGACGAGGGCACCGGCGAGCCACCGGTTCGTCTCGAGAACCCACGAGTACTGCAACTTTGTCCAGGCCATCGAGGGGGGCATCGATACGGCGCACTCCTCGTTCCTGCACCGCAATGACATCTCCGATCGTCTGGCGTTCCGAACCATGGACGGCGCGCCGACCCTCGAAGTGGAGAAGACGGATTACGGGTTCCGTTACGCGAGCCTGCGCGACATCGGAGACGATGGCATCTATCTTCGCGTGTACCAGTTCTTCATGCCCTTCCAGCAGTATCGATCGCACCAGCTCGAGGGCCGGCGCGGCGCCGGCAAGACCGCGGTGCCTCGGCTCCAGGGGCACATGTGGGTGCCCATAGACGACGAAAACACGTGCGTCTACAACTTCATCCTGTCCGTCGACGATGACAAGCCCCTCACGCCCGAGTTCATTGAAGAGGCGGAGACCCACGCGGGCCGCAACCCCCTGACGGGCGAGACGATGACCCGGCACCGCACGCGCGCCAACGATTGGCTCATCGATCGCGCGATCCAGCGCACACGGACGTTCACCGGCATCACCGGGCTGAACACTCAGGACCTCGCGGTTCAGGAGAGCATGGGGCGGGTCGTGGATCGCTCGCGCGAGCATCTGGGGAGCACCGATCGGGCCGTGATCGCCTTCCGGCAGATCATGCTGGACGCGGTCAAGAACGTCGCGGAGGGTATCGATCCGCCCGGCGTGAATCCGGCCAGTTATCGCGGCGTTCGAGCGGCGGACGTCATACTTCCCAAGGGCGTTCGATGGCAGGATGCGGCGGAGGCGGAGCTGATGGCGCGGCATTAATGGATCGGCTGCCATGCAGTTCGCCATTGCTCTGGGTGCGCCGCTCGGGTAGCGCGGCTGCGGTGCGGCGGAGGCGTGCCCCCCGCCGCGCCGGACGAACGAGGATAGTGTGCCCTCGCTCATGAGGAGACCGTGGGCGGACCGCATCCGGCTGCGCGCCGCGACGGTTGCGGCGCTGATCGTGCTGGTGGCCGGCTGCCAGAGTGCGCCGACTGGGCCGCCGGGTCAGCGCGCGCCGGCGGGCGGCGAGCCGCAGCCCTCGCGGAATCTGGTCATGCTGATCCGCGTCGAGCCCGCGAGCCTTGCGTCCAAGTCGCTCCAGCAAGCGGGCACGATTCTCACGTCCACGCGCCGGCTGTTCAACGCGACGCTTGGCCTGCTCGACGACCACGGGGAGGTCATCCCGTACCTCGCCGCGGAGCTCCCGCGACTCAATACGGCGACGTGGAAGGTGTTTCCTGACGGCCGGATGGAGACGACGTACACGCTCCGCCCCGCTCTCACCTGGCACGACGGGAGTCCGCTGGACGCGGAGGACTTTGTGTTTTCGTACCGCGTCTACTCGGCGCCCGATCTCGGGCTTGCCACCGGTGCGCCGCAGAACCTCATCGAGGACGTGGTTGCCGAGGACGCGCGGACCGTGATCATTCGGTGGCGGCAGTCGTACGCGAACGCGGGACTCCTGACCGAGGACTTCCCGCCGCTGCCCCGCCACATCCTGCAAGATTCCTTCGACGGCCGCGCTGCGCCCGATGCCTTCAGCGGAGACGCTTTCTGGACGCGGGACTACGTGGGTGCGGGCCCGTACCGGCTCGAGCGGTGGGAGCCGGGCGCCTTCATCGAATCCGTCGCCTTCGACGGCCACGTCCTCGGGCGACCGCGTATCGACCGAATCACCATTCGATGGAGTAGCGACCCCAACGCATCCCTCGCTGTCATGCTGGCCGGCGACGCGCAGCTCTCCGCGGATTCGTCGCTCCAGTTCCAGCAGGGGCTATTGCTGAAGAACCAGTGGACGAGCCAGAAGGCAGGCACCGTGCTGTTCAAGCCGGATCTGTTCCGCGGAGCGGCGGTGCAGCTTCGTCCCGAGCTGACCACCCCGCGGGCGCTCCTCGACGCTCGCGTGCGCCGAGCGCTGGCTTTCGCCGTCGATAAACAAACGCTGAACGACGTCCAGTTCGAGGGGAACGGCTTCATGGCCGATGGCATCATTCCTCCGACGGTTTGGTACGGGGCCGATCTCGACCGCGCCGTCCAGAAGTACCCGCTCGACACGCGGAAGAGCGAGGCGCTGATGGCCGATGCCGGCTTCACCAAAGGCGCTGATGGCGTCTATGCGAGCCCGACGGACGGTCGTTTCGCCCCTGAGGTGCGGACCAACGCCAGCGCGTTCTTCGAAGCCGAGATGTCGACGCTGGCGAGCGGGTGGCGAGGCGCCGGATTCGATTTCACCGAGTATGTCAATCCCGCGGCCCTCGTCCAGGACGCGCAGGTGCGTGCGACGTTCCCTGGCCTATTCATCTTCAGCCAGGGCCTGGGCGAGGCCGCGCTCGTCGATTACAACAGCGCGGGCATCCCGCGACCGGAGAACCGATGGGTAGGAAGCAACCGCGGCGGCTGGTCGAATCCGGATTTTGACCGGCTAGCGGAGACCGTCAATACCACGCTGGATCGCACCGAGCGCGCGCAGACCTTTGTCGCGATGCAGCGGATCTTCAGCGAGGAGCTGCCGGTCATCCCGCTCTATTTCCAGCCCAGCGTCACGGGCTTCGTCAGCGGGCTGGTCGGACCGGGGAACGTGCCGCCCGATACCGCCATCAACTGGAACGTCTATACGTGGGAATTCAGGTAGGCCGGCAAGCTCGCTGCTTATCCCCACAGCTCTTCCGACGCGAGATCCGCGCCCTCAGCGAGCGCTTCCAGCTTGGCCCACACGATGTCGGGATGGCCCACGCGCCCGCCGAGCCCGCAGTCGGTGCCCGCGATCACGTTCTCCTTGCCCACGATGTCCGCGAAGCGGACGATGCGCTCGGCGACCAGCTCGGGGTGCTCGATGAAGTCGCTCGAATGACCGACGATTCCGGGAATCAGGATCTTCCCCTCGGGTAGGCGCACGTCCTTCCAGACCTTCCACTCGTGCTCGTGTCGCGGGTTCGCCGCCTCCACCGAATAGGCCTGCGCCTTGACGGACAGCACGAGGTCGACGATCTCCTTGAGCGGGATGTCGTGCTTGTGGGGTCCGTGGTAGCTGCCCCAGCACACGTGGAGCCGGGTCTGTTCGACGGGGACGTCGCGGAGCGCGTGGTTGAGCGCTTCGAGGCGGAGCGCGGCATAGCGTCGGTAGTCCGCCACACTCATGTCGGGGTGCATCTGCCAAGCGTCGGGGAGGTCGGGATCGTCGATCTGGAGGATAAACCCCGCGTCGGTGATCGCCTTGTATTCGACGTGCATCGCGTCGGCGATCGCCTCCAGGTACTGCTCGTCGGACGGATAGTAGGCGTTGTGAAGCCAGTGCTCAATCGTGCCGGGGGCGACGGCCGGCAGAAACGCGTCCGCCGGGTTGACGCCTTGGAGGGCGGCCCTGAAGTTCTCGAGATCGAGCTGCAGCTCGGCGGTGCCCACATACGAGAGCGGGCCGACGCAGAAGAGCTGGCGGCGGTCGGCGCGAAGCCCAATCTGGCGGCGATTGATCTGACCTCCAGTGACCGTGGCCATCGCGAACCCGCCATGCTCCAGGAAATAGCCAGGAAACTCCTTGATGTCTCGCCCCTGGATACCGACGACAGGAACGCTATCGCCAGGGATTTCGCGCTCTTCAAACCCGGTGAGCCGCTCGCGGGCATAGTTGGAGAAGTTTGACTTCCCAAACTCGCCGTCGTTGACGCAGTCGATCCGGCAGGCGAGCTGCCTGCGGACGACGTCGCCCACGGCTTCGCGCGTGCGATTCGCCAGCCGTGCGTGGTCGTAGGGATTCCCGGCCGCTTTCGCCGCGACCATCTCGCGGAGGTCGTCGGGTCGAGGGAGGCTACCTGCGTGCGTCGTGAGGATGCGATCGGTACTTCGCTTCATCGGCGTCCTCCGGATGAGATTCAGGGCTCCATCATATCGGCTCGCGGGCAAGCGGACCGAGTCGGCAACGGGTGTTGATCCATCGCTGCTATAATGCCGCGCCCTGGAGGACCAATGCTTCTCGAAGTCTGCCCGCCGCGCCGATGGTGGAGCGTGCTTCTTCTGATCATGGCGCTGTTCACCGCGTGCGCGGAGCCGGCGCCCGGCGCACCTACCGGGCAGTCGGGCAAGGTGCCGGGGACGACTGCGGCCAAGCGCGCTACGACGATCACCGTTGCCGTGGCCGGCAACGTTCCCAATATGGGACTCGTCGGCCTGGCGAGCACGACCACCGGCGGCTGGTTCTCCATCGCAGAAGTCCATTCGAATGCGCTGATCACATCGGACGTGCACTCACGCCAGCCGGTTGGGCGCCTGATCGACCGCGTCCCCTCTCTCGACAACGGGGACATCTCGCTCCTGCCGGACGGCCGGATGCGAGTCATCTATCACGTTCGCCCGGGTGTAACCTGGCACGATGGCCAGCCATTCACCGCTCAGGACCTCGTGTTCTCCTATCGGTTCAACACCGATGCGGGGATCCCGACGATTCAATCGGACGTGACCCGAATGCTCGCCTCGGCGGAGGCCCCCGACGATGCAACGTTCGTGCTGAATTTCAAAGGCCCCTACTACCGCGCCGACCAGCTCGGTTTGCGCATGTTCTGGCCGTATCCGCGCCACATCCTGGAGCCAGCTTACGAGCGGTATCTGGAGAGCACGAACCCAGACGACATCGTCAACCTCCCGTACTGGACGTCGGAGTACATCCATCTCGGACCGTTCAGGCTGACGTCGTTCGACTCGGCAGGGCCGATCGAGTTCCAGGCGTACGATGGCTACTTTCTCGGTCGACCGAAGGTGGACACGATCCGCGTGCTGGTCTTTAGCGACTTGAATACGCTGTACGCCAATATCCAGTCGGGCACCGTCGATATCGTGCCGGAAACCGTGTTGCAGCCGGAGCTTGGCTTTCAGCTCATGGACCAGTGGGCGTCGACAGGAGGAGGCTCGGTCTTCGTGACCAAGAGCGCCCAGCGCTTCCTCTCGCCACAGGAGCGGCCGGAGGTTCAGAGCGAGCCGTCCATGTCCGACTTTCGTGTTCGCGCGGCCCTCTACGAGGGGCTGGACCGCGTCGCTTTGTCGGAGGGGCTACAGGCCGGACACGGCGAGCTGGCGGCGTGGGCGCTCCTGTGGGAGGGTGAGCCGCTGTACGACGCGACGAAGGACGCGTTTCGCCGCTACGCGTATGACCCCGAGCGCGCGCAGGCGACGCTTCGCGAGGCCGGCTGGGTCGCCGGTCCGGATGGAGCGTTGCGGAGCAGCGCGGACGGACGCCGCATGCGGACGTCCATCACCGCGACGCCCGGCCGCATCGAGCGCGAAGCCAACGCGTTCGCCGATTACTGGCGGCGCCTCGGCATCGACGTCGAGCAGATCACGGTTCCGGCGGCGCAAATCCGCAACGCGGAGACACGGGCGCTCTACCCGGGTTGGGAGGCGAGCGCGCAGGGTGGGGGCGACGAGATCCTGGGACGACTCGAAGGGCCCGCCGCGAGCCCGCAGAACCGGTGGACCGGCAATCGCGGCGGATACGACGATCCGCGCGCCCAGGAGCTGATCGCCAGCTTCCGATCGAGCTTGCGCCGCGACGATCAGCTCCAGGCGATGAAGGCGATCAGTGACTTCGTGGCCGACACCCTCCCCATGCTGATCCTCTTCAGCACCGCGGAGCATCTGGTCGTACGCAAGGGCGTCCATGCTCTCGACGACCACGACGGCGGCGACAGCGCGGCGCGGCCGTACGGCACCTACTCGCGAAACGCGCACCTCTGGGAAGGCGAGTAATGTTCACACTATCCCGCGACCACTGCGCCGGGACCAGCGCGTACCGGAGATCGCGATCGCGTGGCGGCGCGCGGCGGGGCGCGGCGGCCGTCCTCGCGTTCCTCGCCGTCCTGGGGACGATGTTCACGGGCTGCGTCAGCGCGGCGCCGCAACGCCCGAACGTCGGCGGCGACACCGGAGCGGAATCGCGCCCCGCGCGAACAAAGACGCTCGTCTACGCGGTCACGGACAATATCAGCGGCTTCGGCATCGTCGTCGGAAGCACATCGACGGGCGGGTGGAGCGCCGCGAATGAGCTCCATTCGGCCGCGCTCATCACCTCAGACGTCACGACGCGCAAGCCCATCGGCCGCATTGCCACGAGAGTGCCGAACGTCGAGGATGGCAGCATCAGCGTCCTGCCTGATGGCCGAATGCGCGTCGTGTACACGCTCCGGCCGGATGTGCTGTGGCACGATGGCGTGCCGGTCACGGCGCAGGACATGGTGTTTACGGCGAACGTGGAGAGCGATCGGGGCCTGCCCTATCCCCAACGGGACGCCCTCTTGCTGTTCGATTCGGCGGAAGCGCCCGACGACACAACCTTCGTTCTGAACTTTCGGCAGCCCTACTATCTCGGTGGGTCGCTTGGACTGCGGTTCTTCTTCCCGCTGCCACGGCACTTGCTGGAGGAGCCCTTCCAGCGCTACCAGGAAACCGGGAACGCGGAGGAGTTCATCAATCTGCCGTACTGGACGTCGCAGTTCGTGGGCGACGGCCCATTTCGCCTCACGTCATATGATCCGAGTAGCGAGGCCGTGTTCGAGGCGTTTGATCGGTACTTCCTGGGGCGGCCCAAGATCGATATCTTACGGGTGAAAGTCTTCTCCGACCAGCAGACGCTCTTTTCGAACCTCCTCGCCGGCACCGTCGATCTGTTCCCGGAGAACGTGCTGACGGGTGAGCTGGGCTTTCAGCTCAAGGACCGGTGGGAGGCGATGGGAGGCGGCCGCGTCTACATCCGTCCCACGGGATTTCGGTTCCTCGCGCCACAGTGGCGCCCCTCGGTGCAGCTCGAGCCTACCACGCTCGATCTCCCGGTGCGCGCGGCGCTCTATCGCGCCATCGATCGGGAGGCGCTCGCGGAGGGCCTCTTCGCGGGCCACCGCGAGCTGGCGGCCTTCGAGCTGCTGCCGCCCAACGATCCCTACTACCTCGCCACCAAGGACTCGCTCCGCCAGTACTCCTACGATCCTGAGCGTGCCAAGAGCATGCTTCGGGATGCGGGTTGGGTGGCGGGCGCCGATGGCGCCCTGCGCAACGCGTCCGACGGTCGAACGTTTCACACGGCCATCTCGGCGACGCAGGATATCATCCGCGAGGTGCCGGCGTTCGCCGATTCCTGGCGGCGCCTCGGGCTCGAGGTCGAGGAGCTGCTCGTTCCGCCGCCTCAGGTCCGGAACAACGAGTATCGTTCGTCCTACCCTGGGTGGGAGGCGAGCGCCCAGGCGAGCGGCGACGGGATCCTGGGCCGGCTCGAGGGACCCGCCGCGGGCCCACAAAACCGCTGGACGGGCAATCGCGGCGGGTACGACGATCCGCGCGCCCAGGCGTTGGTCGATCGCTACCGTCAATCGCTGTCGGAGCGCGACCAGTTCGACGCGATGAAGGCCGTGAGCGACTTCGTCGCCGCGGAGCTGCCGTTCCTCGTGCAATATGGCGTCGCGACGGATATCGGCGTGCGAACCGGCGTGAAGGCGTACGACGACTACGAAGGCGGCGACAGCGCCGGCCGGCCGTACGGCACCTACAATCGCAATGCGCATCTCTGGGACCTGGAGTAGGAGCGGATCATGCACGAGGTTCCCGCGAGCCCCGCGTCCGTGCGCCAGAGCTGGATCGGCAGGCCCGTCCTGCGCAACGAGGACGCTCGATTCCTGACTGGCCGCGGCCAGTTCGTCGACGACATCTCGGTGCCGGGCATGCTGCACGCCGCCATGGTGCGCAGTCCGCACGCCCACGCGCGGATCACGCGCATCGACTCCTCGCGCGCACTGGCGATGCCGGGCGTCTACGGCGTAATCACCGGCGAGGACGTGCTCGGGGTGATCGAACCGGAGAAGGGCTCGACGTATCCCAAGGGCGGCTCGTGGTACTACATCGCGACGGACACAGCCCGCTTCGCGGGAGAGATCGTCGCCGTCGTGGCCGCGGAGGATCGATACATCGCCGAGGACGCGGTAGATGCGATCGAGGTCGAGTACGAGCCGCTTCCTTGCGTGATGGACCCGGAGCACGCGGCCGATCCTGACCAGCCCGAGATCCATCCCGGCGCGCCGGGCGGCAACGAAGTGATGAACCGCGTGTGGGAGTTCGGCGACGTCGACGGCGCGTTCGCCGAGGCCGACGTCGTGGTGCGCGATCGATTTGAGGTGTACCGCCACGGATCGACGCCCCTCGAAGGCCTCGCCGCCATCGCCAGCTTCGATCCGCTC
This region includes:
- a CDS encoding Rieske 2Fe-2S domain-containing protein; the encoded protein is MLNHEENEMITRVGPGTPMGSVLRRYWLPALLASDLPEPDCAPMRVRLLGEDLVAFRDSSGRLGLLDDYCPHRCASLFLGRNEENGLRCVYHGWKFDVDGNCVDMPTEPVDSRFKEKVHATAYPLVELAGVLWAYMGPPEQRPELPAMEWTRAPASHRFVSRTHEYCNFVQAIEGGIDTAHSSFLHRNDISDRLAFRTMDGAPTLEVEKTDYGFRYASLRDIGDDGIYLRVYQFFMPFQQYRSHQLEGRRGAGKTAVPRLQGHMWVPIDDENTCVYNFILSVDDDKPLTPEFIEEAETHAGRNPLTGETMTRHRTRANDWLIDRAIQRTRTFTGITGLNTQDLAVQESMGRVVDRSREHLGSTDRAVIAFRQIMLDAVKNVAEGIDPPGVNPASYRGVRAADVILPKGVRWQDAAEAELMARH
- a CDS encoding ABC transporter substrate-binding protein, whose product is MRRPWADRIRLRAATVAALIVLVAGCQSAPTGPPGQRAPAGGEPQPSRNLVMLIRVEPASLASKSLQQAGTILTSTRRLFNATLGLLDDHGEVIPYLAAELPRLNTATWKVFPDGRMETTYTLRPALTWHDGSPLDAEDFVFSYRVYSAPDLGLATGAPQNLIEDVVAEDARTVIIRWRQSYANAGLLTEDFPPLPRHILQDSFDGRAAPDAFSGDAFWTRDYVGAGPYRLERWEPGAFIESVAFDGHVLGRPRIDRITIRWSSDPNASLAVMLAGDAQLSADSSLQFQQGLLLKNQWTSQKAGTVLFKPDLFRGAAVQLRPELTTPRALLDARVRRALAFAVDKQTLNDVQFEGNGFMADGIIPPTVWYGADLDRAVQKYPLDTRKSEALMADAGFTKGADGVYASPTDGRFAPEVRTNASAFFEAEMSTLASGWRGAGFDFTEYVNPAALVQDAQVRATFPGLFIFSQGLGEAALVDYNSAGIPRPENRWVGSNRGGWSNPDFDRLAETVNTTLDRTERAQTFVAMQRIFSEELPVIPLYFQPSVTGFVSGLVGPGNVPPDTAINWNVYTWEFR
- a CDS encoding cobalamin-independent methionine synthase II family protein, which codes for MKRSTDRILTTHAGSLPRPDDLREMVAAKAAGNPYDHARLANRTREAVGDVVRRQLACRIDCVNDGEFGKSNFSNYARERLTGFEEREIPGDSVPVVGIQGRDIKEFPGYFLEHGGFAMATVTGGQINRRQIGLRADRRQLFCVGPLSYVGTAELQLDLENFRAALQGVNPADAFLPAVAPGTIEHWLHNAYYPSDEQYLEAIADAMHVEYKAITDAGFILQIDDPDLPDAWQMHPDMSVADYRRYAALRLEALNHALRDVPVEQTRLHVCWGSYHGPHKHDIPLKEIVDLVLSVKAQAYSVEAANPRHEHEWKVWKDVRLPEGKILIPGIVGHSSDFIEHPELVAERIVRFADIVGKENVIAGTDCGLGGRVGHPDIVWAKLEALAEGADLASEELWG
- a CDS encoding ABC transporter substrate-binding protein — protein: MLLEVCPPRRWWSVLLLIMALFTACAEPAPGAPTGQSGKVPGTTAAKRATTITVAVAGNVPNMGLVGLASTTTGGWFSIAEVHSNALITSDVHSRQPVGRLIDRVPSLDNGDISLLPDGRMRVIYHVRPGVTWHDGQPFTAQDLVFSYRFNTDAGIPTIQSDVTRMLASAEAPDDATFVLNFKGPYYRADQLGLRMFWPYPRHILEPAYERYLESTNPDDIVNLPYWTSEYIHLGPFRLTSFDSAGPIEFQAYDGYFLGRPKVDTIRVLVFSDLNTLYANIQSGTVDIVPETVLQPELGFQLMDQWASTGGGSVFVTKSAQRFLSPQERPEVQSEPSMSDFRVRAALYEGLDRVALSEGLQAGHGELAAWALLWEGEPLYDATKDAFRRYAYDPERAQATLREAGWVAGPDGALRSSADGRRMRTSITATPGRIEREANAFADYWRRLGIDVEQITVPAAQIRNAETRALYPGWEASAQGGGDEILGRLEGPAASPQNRWTGNRGGYDDPRAQELIASFRSSLRRDDQLQAMKAISDFVADTLPMLILFSTAEHLVVRKGVHALDDHDGGDSAARPYGTYSRNAHLWEGE
- a CDS encoding ABC transporter substrate-binding protein; translation: MFTLSRDHCAGTSAYRRSRSRGGARRGAAAVLAFLAVLGTMFTGCVSAAPQRPNVGGDTGAESRPARTKTLVYAVTDNISGFGIVVGSTSTGGWSAANELHSAALITSDVTTRKPIGRIATRVPNVEDGSISVLPDGRMRVVYTLRPDVLWHDGVPVTAQDMVFTANVESDRGLPYPQRDALLLFDSAEAPDDTTFVLNFRQPYYLGGSLGLRFFFPLPRHLLEEPFQRYQETGNAEEFINLPYWTSQFVGDGPFRLTSYDPSSEAVFEAFDRYFLGRPKIDILRVKVFSDQQTLFSNLLAGTVDLFPENVLTGELGFQLKDRWEAMGGGRVYIRPTGFRFLAPQWRPSVQLEPTTLDLPVRAALYRAIDREALAEGLFAGHRELAAFELLPPNDPYYLATKDSLRQYSYDPERAKSMLRDAGWVAGADGALRNASDGRTFHTAISATQDIIREVPAFADSWRRLGLEVEELLVPPPQVRNNEYRSSYPGWEASAQASGDGILGRLEGPAAGPQNRWTGNRGGYDDPRAQALVDRYRQSLSERDQFDAMKAVSDFVAAELPFLVQYGVATDIGVRTGVKAYDDYEGGDSAGRPYGTYNRNAHLWDLE